Sequence from the Megalops cyprinoides isolate fMegCyp1 chromosome 9, fMegCyp1.pri, whole genome shotgun sequence genome:
TGGGCAGAGGGCTGGGAGGGGAAGGGCAGCTGGGGAAGAGgtagagggggaaaaaaagaataaagagcCAAATTAAAAAGGCGAGGGATGCTCTCTTCCCACACGAACCACAACAAACAGGCAAACCTCTGGCTGACGACCAGCAGCCTTCTGGGTCCACCACAGGCCCAGTTAACCCTTCTGCTGCCAGAACGCTCACACCGGCAGTGTTTTTTAACGTTCGCTTTACAGTCTCCCTCTTTACCCTACACGGAATTAtaaaaagatgtttaaaaaaatttccACAGCTTGGCTCTCAAGGGGTTGCCTGAGCTTATACAGAGCTCCTCTGCTGGAACCAAAACCTTGACGTGGgggtgggcaaaaaaaaaaaaaacagtaattgaAATTTTGAGAGTATTCTGTGCACAGCTGGTAATAATTGTTGATGGTTACTATTTATGGCAGCCTCAGAAAGAATATTCTAGTTACAGTTAAGCGCTAAGGAGGGCTAACTCTCCCCTACCAGGAGTACTTGTGCACACTGGGCCACAGCGTCAGAGACGAGCCCCATTAAACTGTGAACTGTTGGCACAGAAGACCCGGGAATCTCATTTCTTcactcagcagtgctgtgaagcGTGCAGTGAATCTCTGTGAGGATGGCTAACAGCATCCAGGCCTCGGGCTCCCAGGTAGCAGATGGTGAGGAGCTTCGGTCTGACCGTGTGGTGGCCACacctgccctccctctccctaaAACTCTGACCTGCTCCCATTCTCCTCCAAACACCAGAATCAAAAAGGGCGCATCGGTAGGAATTTCCTCTCATAGGAACAACAGGTCTCCACCTTCCTTTTTTAGTTAACGCAGTTAATGATGAAGTGACACGCAACATTAGTGCGTATGTAATTCTgcattgtaaaagaaaaaaaaaaaaaaagaaaaaaaaaaaacattcaaatccCATATGTTATGTCAGGGATGTGAATAATGGTTAGAAACTTATCTGGTTAACCCCTTTCCAAGGTTACAAATCACCTAGACAACCTTTAACAGTAGCAGTTTAGCTCACTGCTTAAAGCATAATTCAACTGACACATCATTCACACCGTCTTGTTTTGTGAATATAGTGACAGTTTTCTTTGCTGACAGCGAGAAAATGAGAATACTGTGGCATTGTGAGCTCACCAGCAGAAGGAAAATGAGGGAGAAATTTTTGCTTTATCTCTCTGGAGtgtcttcttttctcttttgttaACATTCCTATGTAACACTGATGCACCAGGCACATTACCAGCGTAGACAGGAGCTGCCCTGGCAGGATTGCGCTAACCACTCCCCGGTTAAGCTGAAAGATAATGATAGTCGAAAACAATTCCAGACAGCACTTGTCCCTTGAAGTGCCACATTGCAGTTCGAATCCATTGGCCTGGTTGTCCCTGGGAGCTGGAGGTACTGTCAAAGAGTTTGATCCATTAAATATGACCCTCTAAAGTTTTACCGAAAAagtgagggaggaaaaagaaaaacctgcctttttcactttttgttttgaattgtcttttttgttcCATTGCATCTATTTAGTAATCTATTTATCCTTTTTTAGCATTGCGCAGTTCTGTAGTCATCATTTGTGTCCCTCCGCACGGAGACTGGTTTCTCCTCCCGCTCTCAGACGTACCACTCCCTGCGCGAGATCACGGACCCGTCCAGGTGGGACACGTAGTCGCTGTCGGTGCCGTTGTCATAGCAGTCCTCCGGCAGGTAGGGGGAGCCGTTGTTGACGGCGGGGGTGTGCACGGGAGCAGACGGCCCCCTCTGGTGCATGCCGTGGGGGCTGGGACTGTGGCGGTCGGGGAAGAAGCCGTCCTCCCTGGGGACCCGGCGGGTGCTGTTGGCTGCCGTGTCGCCCCACTCCTCCCTGTCCTTGCGGTCGGGCGGGTAGTCGGGGTAGATCCCGTCCCCCGCCGGCTTGGGCTTGAGGTCCTGCTGGCTGCCCTTTCCGTCACCGTATACCTCCTGCAGCTCGTGCGGCTGCAGCACGTCCAGCTGCGACTCCTTCTGCATGTCGGACGGGCCCAGGTACTGCTTGGTGTAGTAGTCACCCCGGAAGGTCCGGCGCTGCCTCATGTAGCACACCCCgcccagcaccagcagcagcaccagaaACAGCACCCCGCCCACGGCCCCGCCCACGATGGTGCCCAGGGTGCCGTCCGGTAGGGAGGCCAGCGTCGGTGAGCTGAACTGGGCGCGCCTCTTATTGGGCAGggtgctggaggaggagtcTGCGGAGGCAGGCgcgggggtggtggggaggggggcagtggtGGAGGGAGGATCTaatgggagggaggggtggtACAGGACGggatgggaaggggggggggggggggcgagggggtggagagagagagagggagggtgggaaagaagggatggacagacagagaaaagcacagaatgtCAATGCCAACTAGGTCATTAAAAAGGGACTGATATGAATGCACACAGACCAAATGAACACAATACTGGACTTCATTTCCGTCTACAGGGACAACAGTTCCAGGTTTGCTCTCAGATAACTATCTCTGGCAAAAGATGTGAacatgatggaaaaaataaataaataaagatagaACGCTCACAATCTCTCACAAAACACAGCGTTATTCATAATTAAGTAGCCTATGCATCTACAGGGgaaactgagaaaaagaaacCTGCAACTGTTGTTAAAATTACAAATGGGGAAGcatttctgcttcttctttgtctctgagaggcaaagagagggagtggagaAACTGTGATAGATATCTAGACACAATTAGAGACATTGATTTCTATCAGAGCgcaaagaggaggagacaggacTTTCTTgggacacaaacacaagctAGTTGTTAGGAGTATGAACTAAGGAGAAAAAGGACAGTTCCTACAAGGGGGAGGAACTACACTGGAAAAGGAGGAGCAATGGCTGAAAAGGAGGTGGGGTTTCTCAGGAAAAGGGAGTGGCTTCTTGTCTGCCCCAAGACATATTCTCTTCAGAATTCCACATGAACACCAGGTAAGTATTTATCCACTTCCTGGGTGAGGTCTTTGATTTTTCTTAACCCTTTAAAGATCACTGACaccttttccattttacatCAACAATGTCGAAGggtatttttatttgtggttgTCACCTTGAAAATCATTGTATGAACGCActatgagagacactggaactgGAGTCAAATACCTcgtatgtgtaaaagcatacttgaCCAATAAAGTCTGATATCTGATACTGAGTATGCCAGTTTCAAGGAGATGGCTTAATCCGTTGTAAAAGATTAAAGAACAGCAGAACTGGGACACAGAAGAAGGCACCACAGATTCACGATTACTGatcagcacagtgtgtgtgtatgtatgtgtatatgcacaggtgtatgtgcatgtgcgtgcacacatgtGCCTCGGCTCCCTGTCCTGCTGAGGACTCTGGGAAGTCACGCGAGAAGGTGAAGTGCGGGGGGATCGATAGAGCAGGCTGCTGCTTCAGCCTCCCGCTGAGCCGCAGACCTCCTCCTGACCCCTGCGGCCAGCCTACCTTCCACCTTCCCCGCCTGCTTCCAGATGCCAGGGAACAAAATCAGACCTCTCCGAGAAAAAACACACCCTGCGACCACGGGACAGCAACATCCAAGCAAGGCGTGGCCCACATTTGCACtcatttacattccattactgccatttaccagacacttatccagagcggcttccaTACGTAACAACTTTTGCagattatccatttatacagctggatatttaccgagggAATTTTGGGGTAAGGacacaatggcagtgccccagcagggagtcgaaccggcaaccttttgggttaCGAGACCTACACATTACCACtccgccacactgctgccatttgtCAGTTATCAACTGCTATCAGGCAGTCACTTCTAATGCATACAAGCATGTTTCTCTGCAGGTCTGCAGTCGACCGAGACAGCGAATACTGCAATTTAAAATGCACGGCCCCACTAAATAATGAAGGCAAAGGAGCGGGATGTGGGGGGAGAGGCAGCTCAAGGTCACCAGGACGGCAGTGTTGGGAAGCCGCACTCTCCCCCGGGGGGGGGCAAGACCTGCCCGCACCTGCACCCCTGTCCCAAAAGGGCCACGGAgacacctgggggggggggggctgcgcAGCAACAGGGAGCACCGAGCGACAGTTAGCGGAGAGACCCCCACGGAGAGACCCCCGCGGGGAACGCAGCGTGTGACACCGCGCGACCGAAGCCCACAGCTGGCGCACAAAAGGCTGGCTAATTGCTTGCCGGGAGAACTACCAGGGCAGAGTGTGTCGGGCAGAGTGTGTCGGGCAGAGTGTGTCGGGCAGAGTGTGTCGGCTGCTCACCGGGAGCGCTACCAGGGCAGAGTGTGTCAGCTGCTCGCCGGGAGCGCTACCAGGGCAGAGTGTGTCAGCTGCTCGCCGGGAGCGCTACCAGGGCAGAGTGTGTCAGCTGCTCGCCGGGAGCGCTACCAGGGCAGAGTGTGTCAGCTGCTCACCGGGAGCGCTACCAGGGCAGAGTGTGTCAGCTGCTCGCCGGGAGCGCTACCAGGGCAGAGTGTGTCAGCTGCTCACCGGGAGCGCTACCAGGGCAGAGTGTGTCAGCTGCTCGCCGGGAGCGCTACCAGGGCAGAGTGTGTCAGCTGCTCGCCGGGAGCGCTACCAGGGCAGAGTGTGTCGGGCAGAGTGTGTCAGCTGCGTCTTTGCTGAACACGCGACTCCAGCCTCACCCGCGCACAGATGGAGAGTGACAGCCTGGTCTGGGAGGCTtccagcttttttatttttttttttttgctgagaaacaaggaggacaaaaaaaaaaaaggagccacAGAACACTTCCAAAAATTGCCGTCAGTGTGTTTGGATACGGATCAAATGGAAGAAACGAAAATATATAGAGTCGAAAGGATCGCGTTTCCCCTTTTTCCATGCCTTCAGAGCGACGCTGTGGCCAAATGAATAAAGAGGAGAATTAAGGAGCTTATGTGAAATTGCTGTGCGTTCCCCCAAAGCAGCGTCTGCAGCAGGCCCCACACTGCGAGAGACCTGCCAGATCTTTAGGTTTGGCCACGGCTCCGGGGCGTCGTGTTGGTTTACCCTGTGCAGAGTCGCTCTCACCACCGTACGCTACTCCAGCAGAGAGACAGCCGGGGAGACGTACAGAGACGGCTAACACGCAGAAAGCTGGAGCTCGGGTGACGCTTTCTTAACATAAACCGTTCCCAGAACAAAGCAAGATGTGCTCATCCACATCAAAGCCTGGCAAAGTGACCTTaaaaccccaaaacacacaAGAGCTATCAGAACACTAAAGCTGTGCCTAAATGACTACATGTTATTGTGCAaatcagcaaaataaacacattcttgTTCATCCTGGACTCGATCCCATGACTGACTACCCATAGGCAGGCCGAGCCTAAACCATGAAAGCAAATTTAATTTACAGAAAAaccagagaaacacacagaaacaaatgtatAAAGTATGGCAAGTGTATAACGCCAGATAGACAGACAAACTGTTGAGAACACTACACAGTACCCAGACAGACTGAAAAGACAGGCGCAAACGAATTCTCACtttgaaacacatgcacacatgtatgcgTGCTTGCAcccacatatgtacatacaaaacatacatttcatgacattattggcaattagcagacactcttatccagagtgatttagatcaattacattttcttttttacaatgttatccatttatacagctggatacttactgaggcaattctggtttaagtCCCTTACCCAGAGGAATTGGACTGGTAGCCTATTGGTCaggagtcctgcttcttaaccactacgctacactgccgccccataaACACtcgtgcatgcacacacatacaggggcACCCATCGAGTCGATGATCACAGCTCAATTTGACTGGCAGGGAAAAAAGGTAGAACAAATACAAGTGAACATGCTGGTGAATGTTTCACGAGCCGGGGGCCGTAATCTCCCCCCGTCAAGGTTGTGTGCTCTTGACTGACGGTCCTCGACAGACAACGCAACGTTAAACAGAGCGCGCTTTCATGGCCAGTCCTCTTACAGCAGGGCACAGAGAACTGGCAGCCGGTGGACGTCTGGGGACAACTGCCCCGGCTCCGAGCTCAGTTCAGCACGTACTCCACTGACAGGAAGGGACAACCATTGTTGACAAgtaaagtcatttaaaaacatcaggCCTGGTTCCTAAAATGAGGTCAGCTTTCTATGCTTCGGTATAAATAATTGCCAAAGGaagcttaaaaattaaaaacaagactCAAGCCCACGTTAACATGCAGTCTGGTAGACTTGTGAACGAATGTGGGTAATTATTAGTGGTGTGCAGTTCACGAACGAGTCGCTCTTTTTGAATGACTCTTTTTAGCGAGTTGTTCGTACCAGTTCACCAGCACAACTGAGTCGTTCCATTTTTCTAATTCAGCTGCTCCCAGTCAACTGCATGCAATCTGTCGGAAACCTTGGAAGCCGGTCACCTCTTAAGAAAATAGACTAATTACCTAAATTTACCCCAgtgaagtaattatttttagtttttgtaaTGCAAGCTAAAGGATCTGAATTTAGTTAAACCGCTTTAGTGTCTTGACCATCAGCCTTCTGCAGCTCTGTAGCCAGGAAGCTCGAGTTCGAAAACTCGAGTTCGAAAGCACGAGTTCGAACTTGGACAGCTCGAGTTCGAAAACCTGAGTTTGATGGTTCATGCAGTACACGAGTCTACCCGAACTTGTGGCTCAGCTTACGTGGGAACATTagcaaagaagaaataaatagcTTTATTGAAAGTATACAAAGTTTGagtagttatttttttaacattagaTTTGTATGCCTTTTGCATTCAGCGAGTGCCGTAAGCTGAAGAAACTAGTGAGGAAACGTACCAGAAGTGCAACAGGAGTCAAAACTCAAAACCGCGGTTCAGCTTCTCAAACTGTTCGAAAGAATCGGTTCACTAAAATGAAGCGAACTGCCCACCACCACTCTCCATTCAGCGGGGGAAACTGACTACAGCTGTCACACGAATTAAAAATCCCACTCGATTATAGGAGTTCCTCTCCACACGGTATCGCAGTGAGCGTGGAAACAGAGACTCCAGCACCTGTGGTCAGCAGCGCAAACCCAGCAGATAAATAAGTAAACACATCCACGCCAGTCACAGCTGCAGTCCCGAGCacggggctgggggtggggtggggtgagtcACGCTTTAAACGAGGGGGCGATTCTGTGCTGCGCTTTGCTCCGAGCCAGACCAACATCTGACGTCACCACGAGAGCAGGGGAGGTAGAGCGTTGAGGTGATCATCAAAGCGCTCCGCTGTACTCCCCCAGCCCGACACCACTGCCGCGGGCAAAAAGACgggagaaacagagggggggaagacagacagagaaagacatggagggagagagagagagagagagagagagagagagagagggagagagagggagagagagggagagaaagaaagatgaagagagaaagaggagaggcacagtgggaaaggccgggggggggggggtctctccTCACCTTGGATGCGAATGTGCATCTCCCTGCTCCGCATGCCCAGGTCGTTGCGAGCCTCGCACCTGTATACGCCCGAGTCGTTAAGCTCCAGCGGGCGAGTGAAGACCAGGCTGTTATTCACCATCTCCACGCCCTCCGGCAGTGGCCCTTCCAACCTGCGGGGTCGGAATAAAATCGTcactcttctcttctcttccccaCTCTTCATTACTTTTATGGTCATAATTCTTATGTTTGTGACACTCATCAAcctttccttttccctctgaaTAAGCTGCTTCTCCACTACTTTAAGAAAGCACTAACTACTCTTTCACATTTAGTGCGGGGTTACTTGGAAGGAGATGCAGCACAGTAGTctcatatattatatacacagacacacacaataatacTGTCTGATTTTAACCCAGGTTTTTGGGATTGGCATACAGGGTGAGAGGTAAAATGGTAGAAGAGGAACACTCAATTCTGAGAGGTTCTATGTCACACTGTCCAGCTCAATGTGTGGGGTGTAGCACGGGTTCGGGCTCAGTGTGTGGGGTGTAAGCACAGATTTGGGCTCAGTGTGTGGGGTGTAGCAGGGGTTCAGGCTCAGTATGTGGGGTATTCAGTGTGTGGGGTGTAGCAGGGGTGCGGGGTGTAGCAGGGGTGAGGGTTCAGTGTGTGGGGTGTAAGCACAGATTTGGGCTCAGTGTGTGGGGTGTAGCAGGGGTGAGGGTTCAGTATGTGGGGTGTAAGCACAGATTTGGGCTCAGTGTGTGGGGTGTAAGCACAGGCCCTGCGGGACCCACCTGCTCCAGCTGAAGTAGTGGGCCGGAGGGTTGGCGTTGGCTCTGCACTGCAGCCTGGCGTTCTCCCGCCCCACGAACCAGTTCCCGTCGTAACCCGACACCGCGATGTCCGGGGCGTCTGCAACAGACGGAGCACCTCCTGTTCAAACTCGCGAGCCTATCCAAAACCACCCAAACACCCCCCACCGCGTCCCAGCTGAGCTCAGCATTATCACCAAACACTGAAGATCCCCTGCACTTAAACCACCCGTTACAGACAAACCAAATCATGATGCCGTTTCCTGAGCAACGCCGCGAGAAGCGGTTCAGACACCCTGACTGGCTCTGATCTCGGCCTGAATCCCAGGCTTGATGAATCGGGTGACGTTGTCTCCTCACAGCGCCTCGAGCTGTTCCTCATTTCGCACATCtgctgtgctctgcctcaccAGCGGAGTCCTCTAATGGGAAACAGCGCGCAAAAGCACAGCACCTTCAGGGCCCGACTGAGGGGTTCCCAGGGCCCGGGTGAAAAATTAGGGTTTGGGGAGGTAACAAAGGAAACCGTAATGAAACCCAACAAAAGAGGGACAAAATTAGGACAGGGGCCTGGGCTTCAGGGGGAGAGATACACACGGACCGCCATGGAGGTTAGAGCCTCAGGGCTGTGATGTCACCCTCCACCCCTCCGAGGGTAATGAGGAGCTTTAAAGCGACAGGCTTTAAAGCGGCGGTTGACCTCAAACCCCCGGAGTGGCAACATCCAGGGTGCGGATCGGTTTTGAGACGTTCCGCAAGCAGGAACGACGGCAGCGTCAcgggtgagggggagggaacTGTGTTCTTCTGCACGTTTTCAAACCTGTCGACCGTGTGGCTGGAGCTGGTGCGCTTTAACGAGCTGGgaagcctccctctctctctgtttctctctctccgtctccctctctctttctctctctccgtctccctctcactttctcgctctctctcccgcttcctcctctttctccttctgcaTCCTGTTCTTCCCACTGAGGCAGCTGCAACTcgatcattatttttataaaacgCCTTCATTAACCGGCACTATAACACTGCAAACGGAGACCGTCGCAGGGAAACACGCATTAATGAccataacattaaaatgaccGTTTAATGGGCCTtttatgagagagaggggaagtggGGACGTGgtcagagagcgagagagggtgggagagagagggagagagagagagtgggagagagagggagggagggagagagagagaaggggagggaggtgaTCTTGTTTTCGCATACTCTGCAGAGATAAAATAGGCATCTTTATGTAGCGTGCTCTCTGACAGAGGACTTAAAGGGCTGTCTCTAATTACCACGGCCCGCTGTCTGGACAGCGGCGTACTGAGGCGAAGCTGCAGAAGAGAACAGGCGTCCTCCACAACACGTGATGATTGGCCCGCTGCCAGCAGACCAGTCCTTTCTCATTTGTTACTTTTGGGCATTTAAGGTAATTTTACCACAGTGATGTAGCTGGTGTAAGCGATTCTTAATGGCCGACTCCCACACCCTCATCAGGAATGATAAATTCTGcaaatttctgaaaataattttcatgCAATACTGAGATCCCTACCTGAGCGGGGGAATTAGGCCTGCCTTGAACCGGCTTCTTCCTGCACTGATATTTTGAAAGCAATTCCATTTACAAATGGGGAAATATCACTGAAAATGCTGCTATAGTGgttaaatattatattgtaaGTGTTGCTTTCACAGAGGTTAAATATAGTATTGTAACTGCTGTTATagtatttaaatattgtaactgAATGTTTAATATCCCTGATGAGCAAAGTCCCATTCACAGATCACAGGATTTTG
This genomic interval carries:
- the nectin3a gene encoding nectin-3-like protein, whose translation is MAVRVPFHCHRTTPLHTRMRATILILLFSASGVGSNQVLVPEKVSAVLGKNITLGCRVEVGTNLSLTQTSWERRLPSGTVTLAVFNPQFGISISPDYERRLSFLAPSARDATIVLEDVGFADIGVYTCKVATFPLGNTQASTVVSVMVEPKVYVSAGSAPLLDGGNETVVATCTAERGRPPADVSWESQLFGRSEVREQDEPNGTTTTQVRYTWAPNRHSQGHTLTCVVRHPALQTEFRIPYVLNVQYAPDIAVSGYDGNWFVGRENARLQCRANANPPAHYFSWSRLEGPLPEGVEMVNNSLVFTRPLELNDSGVYRCEARNDLGMRSREMHIRIQDPPSTTAPLPTTPAPASADSSSSTLPNKRRAQFSSPTLASLPDGTLGTIVGGAVGGVLFLVLLLVLGGVCYMRQRRTFRGDYYTKQYLGPSDMQKESQLDVLQPHELQEVYGDGKGSQQDLKPKPAGDGIYPDYPPDRKDREEWGDTAANSTRRVPREDGFFPDRHSPSPHGMHQRGPSAPVHTPAVNNGSPYLPEDCYDNGTDSDYVSHLDGSVISRREWYV